Proteins encoded within one genomic window of Oryza glaberrima chromosome 12, OglaRS2, whole genome shotgun sequence:
- the LOC127757532 gene encoding mannan endo-1,4-beta-mannosidase 8, which produces MEAHMHMNARAMGMCPIPPSWSAATPRLPLHHHLLLLLLALASDMEDAHHHHHHHHHHWTMVERSGTQLWASGRPFIIHGFNTYWLMSFAADQATRPRVTAAIAEAAEAGLNVCRTWAFSDGGYRALQTVPFHYDEDVFQALDFVVSEAKRHNMRLILSLCNNWEDYGGKAQYVRWGKEAGLDLTSEDDFFFDPTIKSYYKAFVEAVVTRINTVTNETYKDDPTILAWELINEPRCPSDPSGDTLQAWIEEMASYVKSIDLVHLLEIGIEGFYGLSTPELLPVNPDEYSGHAGTDFIRNHQAPRIDLASIHVYSDTWLPHSIKENHLQFVDKWMQQHIHDAANLLGMPIVVGEFGVSVKDGKFGNEFREDFMKTVYRIFLSSWKEGVIGGGCLLWQLFPEGAEHMDDGYAVIFAKSPSTLSLLANHLRCLEC; this is translated from the exons ATGGAAGCGCACATGCACATGAATGCCCGTGCGATGGGCATGTGCCCCATCCCGCCGAGCTGGAGCGCCGCGACGCCTCGCcttcccctccaccaccacctgctcctcctcctcctcgccctcgcctccgACATGGAAgacgcccaccaccaccaccaccaccaccaccaccactggaCAATGGTGGAGCGCAGCGGAACTCAGCTCTGGGCCTCCGGCCGCCCCTTCATCATCCACGGCTTCAACACCTACTGGCTCATGTCATTCGCCGCTGACCAAGCCACGCGCCCGCGggtcaccgccgccatcgccgaggcCGCCGAGGCCGGCCTCAACGTCTGCCGCACCTGGGCCTTTAGTGACGGCGGTTACCGCGCGCTGCAGACCGTACCCTTCCACTACGACGAGGATGTCTTCCAG gcttTAGACTTTGTGGTTAGCGAGGCAAAAAGGCATAACATGAGGTTGATACTGTCACTTTGTAACAACTGGGAAGATTATGGAGGCAAGGCACAATATGTGAGATGGGGAAAAGAGGCTGGTCTAGATCTTACTTCTGAAGATGACTTCTTCTTTGACCCAACAATTAAGAGCTACTACAAAGCTTTTGTTG AAGCTGTTGTGACAAGAATAAACACGGTTACGAATGAAACCTACAAAGATGATCCTACTATTCTTGCCTGGGAGCTAATTAATGAGCCACGCTGCCCTTCAGATCCATCTGGAGATACTTTGCAG GCATGGATAGAAGAGATGGCATCTTATGTGAAGAGTATAGACCTTGTGCATCTCTTGGAGATTGGTATTGAAGGCTTTTATGGCCTATCCACTCCAGAACTTCTGCCTGTTAACCCAGATGAGTATTCAGGGCATGCTGGAACAGACTTCATCAGGAACCATCAAGCACCTAGAATTGACCTGGCGTCTATTCATGTTTACTCTGACACTTG GCTGCCTCACTCGATAAAGGAAAATCACCTTCAATTTGTGGATAAATGGATGCAACAACATATTCATGATGCAGCCAATTTACTTGGGATGCCAATTGTGGTTGGGGAGTTTGGGGTATCAGTTAAGGATGGGAAGTTTGGCAATGAATTCCGTGAAGATTTCATGAAGACAGTTTACAGAATTTTCTTGAGTTCTTGGAAGGAAGGAGTGATTGGAGGAGGTTGCCTTCTTTGGCAGCTTTTCCCTGAAGGAGCAGAGCACATGGATGATGGTTATGCAGTTATTTTTGCAAAATCACCATCCACATTAAGCTTACTTGCAAATCACTTAAGGTGTCTGGAATGTTGA
- the LOC127757530 gene encoding BTB/POZ domain-containing protein At3g08570-like: MGLASDSPASFPFSAAKLAASPRFCNPISRRIFSDVAGDLTVSVDGQSFLLHKFPLVSRCGRIRRMVAESKDPDLSKLELVNVPGGALAFELAAKFCYGSNFEINTVNVAHLRCIAEYLEMTEEYQEENLIVRTETYLNEIVVKNLDKSLEVLCACDGLDPTVEDVGLVDMCVDAIAMNASKEQLVSGLAHLECDVGSGKLRMHCQDWWVEDLSALRIDYYQRVIVAMRRTGVRPESIGTSIVHYAQTALKGIERRHVWDSGPLVGDNQRVIVETLIDLLATEKITSVTLSFLFGMLRMAIEVDAGLDYRIEVEKRIGLQLEMASLDDLLIPATQTSDSMFDVDTVHRILVNFLQRIEEDDSGNLSPCGYESDDGLKSPSHSSVLKVGRLMDGYLAEIAPDPYLKLQKFMALIELLPDYARIVDDGLYRAIDIYLKTVAKTVDEVAAEIATEESLPISKFVGLAGAVPKEARATHDGLYRAVDIYLKAHPALDEMEREKVCSVMDPLKLSYQGRLHASQNNRLPLQAVLSALYYDQLKLRSGGGWDAYGNGVMRSSAAGSAREQAKEEASLARENEALRSELARMRAYVSGMQQSKGPSSRGKKGGIASLWLRTLSRLNPFKAGIWGKDTSGIVDGKTGAMNSVKPKRRRFSIS, from the exons ATGGGGCTGGCCAGCGACAGCCCTGCGTCGTTCCCCTTCTCCGCCGCCaagctcgccgcctcgccgcgcttcTGCAACCCCATCAGCAGGAG GATATTTTCTGATGTTGCTGGAGATTTAACAGTATCGGTGGATGGACAATCTTTTCTACTACACAAG TTCCCTCTAGTCTCTAGGTGTGGAAGAATACGAAGAATGGTAGCTGAATCCAAGGATCCAGATCTCTCAAAGTTGGAGCTAGTAAATGTACCAGGGGGAGCTTTAGCATTTGAACTTGCTGCCAAGTTCTGTTATGGGAGTAATTTTGAAATTAATACTGTCAATGTGGCTCATCTCCGGTGCATTGCAGAGTATTTGGAAATGACAGAAGAGTACCAAGAGGAGAATCTCATTGTTCGGACGGAGACATACTTGAATGAGATTGTAGTCAAGAACCTTGATAAATCCCTAGAAGTCCTATGTGCTTGTGATGGATTGGATCCAACAGTGGAAGACGTCGGACTTGTAGACATGTGCGTCGATGCAATTGCGATGAATGCAAGCAAGGAGCAGCTGGTTTCAGGCTTGGCTCATTTGGAATGTGATGTCGGATCAGGAAAGTTGCGCATGCATTGTCAAGATTGGTGGGTTGAGGATCTTTCTGCACTAAGAATTGACTATTATCAGCGTGTTATCGTCGCAATGAGAAGAACTGGGGTGAGGCCAGAGAGTATTGGCACATCCATTGTGCACTATGCTCAAACAGCTCTGAAGGGTATCGAAAGGCGCCATGTATGGGACTCAGGTCCTCTTGTTGGAGACAACCAACGAGTGATTGTGGAGACGCTCATTGATCTGTTGGCAACAGAAAAGATCACATCGGTTACCTTGTCATTCTTGTTTGGCATGCTGAGAATGGCAATAGAAGTTGATGCAGGACTAGATTATAGGATTGAAGTTGAGAAAAGGATTGGACTTCAGCTTGAGATGGCATCACTTGATGATCTTCTGATCCCTGCAACGCAGACGAGCGACTCGATGTTTGATGTCGACACTGTCCATCGCATATTGGTGAACTTCTTGCAAAGGATAGAGGAAGATGATTCAGGGAACTTATCACCTTGCGGATATGAGTCTGATGATGGACTAAAGTCTCCGAGCCACAGCTCGGTTCTGAAGGTTGGAAGACTGATGGATGGTTACCTTGCAGAAATAGCACCAGATCCATATCTGAAACTGCAGAAGTTTATGGCTCTCATCGAACTCTTACCGGACTATGCGAGAATTGTTGATGACGGACTCTACCGTGCCATTGACATATACCTGAAG ACGGTGGCGAAGACCGTGGACGAGGTCGCGGCGGAGATCGCGACGGAGGAGTCGCTGCCGATCTCCAAGTTCGTGGGGCTCGCCGGCGCGGTGCCGAAGGAGGCGCGGGCAACGCACGACGGCCTGTACCGCGCCGTCGACATCTACCTGAAGGCGCACCCGGCGCTGGACGagatggagagggagaaggtGTGCAGTGTCATGGACCCGCTGAAGCTGTCGTACCAGGGTCGCCTCCACGCGTCGCAGAACAATCGGCTCCCGCTGCAGGCCGTGCTGAGCGCGCTCTACTACGACCAGCTCAAGctccgcagcggcggcgggtgggacgCGTATGGGAATGGAGTGAtgaggtcgtcggcggcggggtcggcgcGGGAGcaggcgaaggaggaggcgtcACTGGCGAGGGAGAACGAGGCGCTGCGGTCGGAGCTGGCGCGGATGCGGGCGTACGTGTCGGGGATGCAGCAGAGCAAGGGGCCGTCATCGAGGGGGAAGAAGGGTGGGATAGCGAGCTTGTGGTTGCGGACGTTGAGCCGGCTGAACCCGTTCAAGGCCGGCATCTGGGGCAAGGACACGTCGGGCATCGTCGACGGGAAGACGGGCGCCATGAATTCCGTCAAGCCCAAGAGGAGGAGGTTCTCCATTAGCTAG